From Campylobacter pinnipediorum subsp. caledonicus:
GACAAAAAATCCAAGTAATGCACAAAGACCTAAAAATCCATAGCTAGCAGTTATAACAGAAACATGTATTGTAAGCCAATAGCTTTGCAAAACAGGAACTAGGTTTGTTATTTGAGGATCCATCCAGCTAAGATGAGCAACAAATAATGTAACACCAGCTAAAATAGATGTTAATGCCATTGCTATAGGACTTTGTTTTGAAAAAATTATACCTGATAAACTTAATGCCCAAGCTATATAAACCATAGATTCATAAGCATTACTCCAAGGAGCATGTTCTGATATATACCATCTTACACCAAGACCTACTGTATGAATTATAAATGCCAAGATATTTAGATAATAAATTCCCTTAAAAACACCATTTATATTTGCACGAGGTATTAGCATTTTTATAAACACAAATATTAATAGCACAAATCCAGCTAATAAATATACAGGAGTAAGCCTATCAAATATATTAAGGCGATTAAACAATATCTCTGTATCTAGTCTTGTTTTTGAAGGCATTATCGCTGAACCATATTTTTGTTGATAATCACTTATAGTTTGAAGTGCCAAATCAGCTTTTGACCAGTCATTACTAACAATAGCTTCATCAACAGAAACAAAATAATCTTTCATCATATTTGCTATCTCATTTGCTTCAGTCATAGGCATACTAATGAGTGCTGAGTTTGGTGCATACCAAGTATTTGATGGATCATCTTGTTTTGGGAAAATTTTAAACATTTCGCCAGTAAATACCATGTAAAAGACATTTAATCTCTCATCTATTTTAATAACATCTTTATCAAAAGTACCTCTTGAACCAGGATGCTTTCTGTTTGCCACATCAGCATATCTTGTAAGTTTATACTCACTGCTATCATCTTTTACAATAAAAAAGTCATTGAAATTTGCATATTTTTGTTTTTCATCTACGCCAAGAACTTTTTTAACCTCTTTGCTTGTTCCAATAGAAATTATATTTTCTTGTCTCCAATAAGGCGGATCAACCATTATAGATAAAACAACTTGATTTGAGTTCAAAGAGCCTATATTATCGCTTCTATGAATTTTATTTAAAACCTCTTTACTTACAGTATCAAAAGGCTTCATTCTTCCATCTTGACTTTGAACTAGCAATCTTCCTAATTTTTCGGCATGCTCTTTACTGATATTTGGTAAAAAGTCAGCAGCATTAACACTTGTTGTATTTAAAGCAAAACAGGTAAAAAATACAAAAATAGCTGTCTTTTTTATAGAGTCTTGATTTATCAATCTAGCAAGTTTCATAAATCTTGAGTTTGGATTTATGATGTTTAACAAAAGTCCCAAACCAAGTAAAAAATAACTAATATAAGTAGGTATTTTACCTGGGTCTTTATTTACAGAAAGAATAGTTCCGCGCTCATCCATATCATATGAACTCTGGAAAAATCTATATCCAGCATAATCAAGAACGTGATTCATATAAATTCTATAATCAAATTCTTTATTGTTAGGATCTTTTACCACAACATCACTAGCATAACTCATAGGTGAGTTTGAGCCAGGATATCTTTTTAGTTCAAAATCTTTAAGATACAGGCTAAAAGGTAATTTAATCTGCTGAAAACCCCATGAAGCACTAAACACTTGAGTGCCTATGATAGCCTTGGCTGGTTCTATTAGATTGTGAAAAAGAACCATCTCTTTATCTTCACCTTCATAGCTTAAATTTGCAATGATTGCATCAAACTCGCTATTTTTATCCGGAACCAATCTTCTTGCAGCACTAGAAGATAAAAACTTAGCAGAAAAATTAACACCGCCTACTGTAAAAAGATTTAAAGTTTGTAAATCAACTTTTGTATCAGCAGGCAAAGTTGTCTTTGCATTATCAGCCATAGAAAATTTTGAAATTTCTGTATTTGAGGTAATGTAAAATTTATCATCTTTTAACTCAAATAATACATATTTTTGACCATCTTTTGGCGTAGCATTAAATAAAAAGCTAACATTTCCAGCTACAACTTCTTCTCCATCAAGCAAACTAACTTCTTCTCTTTCGCTTGCATTAGAAATAACCAACTCTATAACAGGCTTTCCGCTTTTTTCATCAACAAATTTATAACTAGCATTTGGAACATATTCTAAAAATTTAAGCTTAGCTTGTTTTCCTTCAAGGTCAAGAGTCAAATCAAATCCACTCTTGCCAAGAACCTCAAGCTCACGTGGAATAGAAACAGAATAATCCTTACCATTAAGTTTTGTTTCAAAGTTTATATAAGAACCTCTTGTGGTTATTATATTTGTCTCTGTATTTTCTCTAATATGAACATTACCCTCAAAACCAAAATATCTAGTTATACCAGCTCCTAGTAAAATTCCTAAAAAACTCAAATGGAATAAAAAAGATGGTAATTTCTTTAAATTTATAAGCTTATATCTAAATATATTATAAGCCAAATTCATACCAAGTAAAAGTTGAACAGCTGCAAACCAACCAGCGCCATAAACATAGCTCCAAGCCATTTGGGTAGATGTTTTGCTCTCTATAATCGTTGCAGCACCACTAGCAAAAGCAAAGATTATTAGCAAAATTATCATTGATCCCATACTAAAAAAATTCTTTAGAAACATTGTTAGCCTTTTTAAATATAATCATTTCAAAAAAATTATATACTATTTTTTTAAATGTAAGTTAAGTTTTTTAAATGATTTAAATTTATAGTGTAAATTTAAATCATTTATTTACTTAAAAGCTATAAAACTCATAAAATTACCCCACTTAAAAATACTCTCAACTCTTTTAAATCCAGCTTTTAAAACTAGGGTTTTATTCTCTTCTTCAGTATATGGAATTAATACATTTTCAAGAGCTTCTCTTTTTTGAGAAATTTCATAACGAGAGTAACCTTGATTTTCTTTATATTGTTCGTATATTTCAATCATCTGTTTTGCAAATTTTTTATCTTCATAGATAATTTTCTCACTAAAAATAAAAAATCCATTATCATTTAAACCATTATAGATATTTTTTACAAGTGTTTCTCTTTTTATTGGTCTTATAAATTGCAATGTATAATTTAACAAAACAGCATCAAAATTATCAAGCTCATATTCCAATATATCACATACTTTCAGATCAATTCCAGCACCATAAGCTTTTGATTTTTGTGATGCGAGTTGTATCATGGCTTCTGAATTATCAACACCAAATAATCTCAAATCATCTCTTAAATTATAAATAGATATCAAGCTTGTGGCTGTTGAACAACCAAGGTCTATTAGCTTTGCATTACTTGGCAAAAGTTTAGATAAAATATCAGCTATAAGCCCTAAAGATACATCATAAAATGGAACGCTTCTACCTATCATATCATCAAAAACACTAGCAACAGATGAATCAAACTCAAATTGTTTATCTATCGGTTTTGTAAAAATCTTATCTTTCATATATCACAACCTATAATGATAACTTGCAAGCAAGAGATATTATTCTCGCATTATTTATATCTTCTTGTATTGCTTTTTTTAGCTCTTCCAAGCTTTCAAATTTAATATTATTTCTTAATTTTGATATAAAACAAACAGAAACTTTTTTTGGAGCATGCTCTATCATTTCATCTATAATATGAGTTTCTAAACTAAACTTACCATCAGTGCTAAGCCTATCTCCTATAAATGTTACAGAGCCAAATATCTTATTTCCTATTTTTGTCTTGGTGGCATACACGCCATCGCTAGGCAAAACATATCCCAAATCACGTAAATTAAGTGTAGCTACAAGTTTTTTAGAACCTATTCCTTGACCACTTATAACTTCACCCTCTATTGAATACTCTCTACCCAAAAACATATTTGCTCTTTGTATGCTACCTTTTTTTATAAGCTCTCTAATAATAGAACTATGAACACCAATGCCATCAAAACAATATTCATCAACGATAACAACTTCGCCATCAAACATATCTTTTAAATCATACCTATTCCAAGCTCTATCTTTTCCAAATCTAAAGTCAAATCCAACAACAATTTTATTTAAATGCTTAAAATCTTTTTTTAAAAGCTTTATAAAATCATAACCAGAAAGAGATTTTATATCTTCAAATTCATACAAAAAACAGGGATAATTAGAATACTCAGCCCTTTTTAGCCTTGGAGTTATATTTGCAAAATTCTTATCTATAACAACAAGTCCGCCATACTCCCCAAGATGTTTTAAAAGCTCTTTATGACCTTTGTGAATTCCATCAAAATGACCAATTGCGACCGCGGTTATATTATCTTTTGTTAAAAGCGTAGAAAAATTCGGCATTTCCTTCCTTTCCCTTTAACTCACACTCTTTTGTTTCAATAAGTATCCAACCTAAATTTGCACATTCACGTTCAAAATTTTTCATAGTAAGCCCTATAGATTTTTTATCTACAACAACTCCTTTTTTATTTCTCTTAACACCTTTTCCAACTTCATATTGTGGTTTAAATAACAAAATAGCAGTTGAATCAACAGACATAAATCTATCAATATCTTTTAAAATTTGCAAAATAGATATAAAAGAAACATCGCAGGTTATAATATCAAATTTATTATCATTTTTAAACTCTCTAATATCAGTTTCTTCATAAATTTCAACACGACTATCGTCTCTTAGACTTTTATCAAGCTGATCTTTACCTACATCGATTCCTACGACTTTATCAATGCCATTTTCAAGCAAAATTTGCATAAAACCACCGGTAGAGCTTCCTACATCAAGAGCATTTTTACCTTTTAAATCTAAGTTAAGACACTTTAAAAAACCTTTTAACTTTAAAGCTCCACGACCAACATAAATTTCATCTAAAAGCTTGATATCAGCATTTTCTATCTCAAAAGCAGGTTTTGATAAAATTTCACCATCAAACATAACTTTTGAGTTTTTTATAAGTTCGCTTGCTTTATTTCTACTTATACCAAGCTTTGTTGACACAAAGATATCAGCTCTCATTTATCATTCTTTCTAATTCATCTTCTGATATAACCTTAATCCCTAAACTTAAGGCTTTTTCAAGTTTGCTTCCAGCATCTGCCCCAGCCAATACAAAATCAGTTTTTTTAGATACAGAGCTTAAAACCTTTGCACCGAAACTTTCCAACATATCTTTTATCTCATCTCTTGATTTACTAAGTGTGCCAGTTATAACAAAAGTTTTATCTGTAATCAAACTTTGCTTCACTTCACTAATTACAGCTTTTGGGTTTACTATGTTTATTAAATTTATTATTGTTTCTTTATTAATTTCAATAAATTCAATAAAACTTTTACTCATTTCATCACCAAAACCATCAAGTAAAAAAACATCTTCATAGCTAACATTTAACCAATTATCACCAAAAGCAAAAGCTATCTTTTTAGCAGCCACTTCGCCTATATGCTCGCACCCTAGCCCATTTATAAATCTTGACAAATCACAATTTTTACTATTTTCAATAGCATTTAGTAAATTTTTTACCTTCTTATCTTTGAAGCCTTCAAGACAGATTAAATCCTCATATTTAAGATGATAGATATCTGTTATATTTTTTATGAGATTTTTTTCAAAAAGCAAATTTACTATCGCATCTCCAAGACCATCTATATTTAGACATTTTTTTGAAGCATAATATATAATTGAGTTTATAACCCTTGCTTTGCATTCTAAGTTTTGACACTTTACAAAAACACCTTCATCAAGCAAATGAGACCCGCATTTAGGACAATACTTAGGACGCTCTATCGCAAGCTCAGAGCCATCTCTTCTATCTTTATAAACACCTGTTATCTTTGGTATTACATCGCCTGAGCGTATTATACTAACATAATCATTTTTCATAATACCAAGTCTTTGTATTTCATCAAAATTATGAAGTGTTGCTGATTTTACCCTAGCGCCATCTATAACAACCTCTTCTAAAACACCAACAGGAGTAACAACACCACTTCTTCCAACCTGAAAAGATACATCTATGAGTTTTGTTGTTTTTTGTATGGCTGGAAATTTAAAAGCAACCATAAATTTTGGAAATTTAACGGTATAGCCAAGATCGTTTGAGCCATCAAGTTCATCAACTCTAACAACCATACCATCCATTAAAATAGGCTTTTCATCCCTTAAACTCAAAAGCTCTTCATAACACTTATAAATTTCATCAACATTATAAGCAATCTTAAAAAAATCATCAAAATAAAATCCAAGTTTTTTTATAAAATCCATTATATCGCTATGTTTTTTAAACCCTAGCTCATGTTCTCCAACTCCCCAAGGCACAAACAAAAGTCTTCTGCTGGCAGTTATTTTACTATCAAGTTGTCTTAAACTTCCAGCAGCAGCATTTCTTGGATTTGACAAAAGCTGTTCTGAGTTTTTTGCTCTTTGCTCGTTTAAGGCATCAAAATCAGATTTTTTTATAACAACCTCACCTCTTATTTCTATCTTGCCTTTATAATCAATACTTAAAGGAATACTTTTTATAACCTTTGCGTTTTGTGTTACATCTTCTCCAACAAGCCCATCGCCTCTTGTTATAGCTTTAACCAAAATTCCATTTTCATAAAGCAAATTTAAACTTGCTCCATCAAATTTTGGCTCAACTACAAAGCTAAATCTACACTTATCCCCTCTTTTTAGCCAAGCAATAAGCTCATCTTTGCTAAAAATATCTTCCATGCTCCACATTTGTTTTATATGGCTTGCTTTACTAAATTTATCGCTTATCTCTCCACCTATTTTGTTTGTTGGTGAAAATATAGAAACCTTACTTGGATTTTGTTTTTCATATTCAAGCACCTTGTGATAAAGCTCATCATACTCTTCATCGCTAGCTAATGGTTTGTCATCCGTATAGTATGCCTTAGCCCATTTGTTTAAAATTTCAATGGATTTTTCATAATCATTTTGACCTGATATTTTTACCATAAATTTACACTCTCCATAGCGCTATGCATCGCAAAAAGTTGCTTATGTTCCGCTACATCATGGGTTCTAATAACACAAGCGCCATTTTCAAATGATTTTAGATGAAGATATAAGCTACCGCTAAGTCTATCTTTGACATCACTTTTATAATAATGATTTATAACTGATTTTCTGCTAGCTCCTACAAGCAATGGATAGCCAAAATGAGTAAAATGCTCCAAGTGCTTCATTAAAAGCAAATTATGCTCTGGAGTCTTACCAAAACCTATTCCAACATCTAAAAATATCTTTTTAGCGCCATTATACAACGCCTTATTTATTCTTTCTTCAAAAAAACTATCAATTTCTCTTATTAAATCATCATATCTGGGATTGTTTTGCATAGTTTTTGGATCATTTTGCATATGCATCATGCAAAACTCAGCATCGTATTTACAGGCAAGTTTTGCTAATTCAGTATTTGATGTAATATCATTTATCATAGCAAATCCACGATCTAGTGCATACTCAAGACAATACTCATCAAAACTATCAAGGCTAAATTTCACTCTATCATATAATTTTTCTTTATATATAAGATCCACAACATCTTTAATACGTCTAAATTCCTCATCTCTTCCAACATACTCGCTTCCAGGTCTAGAACTAACACCACCTATATCTATATAATCAGCCCCATCTTCAATGAATTTTAAAATTCTCTCTAAGCTATCTTCCATACTTATACGACTACTTGGATTAAAGCTATCCTCATTAATATTTAGCACTCCCATTATTAGTGGTTTTTTGGGTTTGTTAAATTTTAAAGATAAGAAATTAGATAAATTTTTAAGGCCAAAATCTTGCAATTTTTCTTTCTTGCAAAGTTGTTTTAATTGCGCATCAGTTCCTATAAGCAAGGCATTACTTGGTTCATCTTTGCCAAAAATAGTATTTTTATTTGTCACTAATTCGGCTCCGACACTCAATGCATCTTGCTTTAAGATATTTGCCGCTGGAGATTTAATATTTTTAATAAAAAAAAAGTTTATATTTGATTTTTTTTTCATCATATCTTGACCAGATAAGCTTGGAGATATTTGCTTACAAATTTCATCAAAATTTGATTCTTTATTTATTTTATAAATTGTCATTTTTCCAACCTTTAAATTTTATTTTTTACTTTTATTTAAAATATTTAATAAAAGTGGCGTTAATATGCTATGTGCCTTAGAATTTAAAGAAGCTAAATTTACTATCTTATAAAAATAAGATAGCTCATCTTCACTAAATTTAAACCCAGCCTCTAATGCTTCTAAAATAATAACGCTTAAAATTTCTTTTAGCTCATTTTTACCAAAATCATCACTACGTTCTTTTGTCTCTATTGTCTGTATAAAATTATAAATTTCTTTTAACTCTAGCTGTCTAAGGTTTAACCCTGAGCTAATTTTTTTTCTTTTTCTATTTTTATATTCTACT
This genomic window contains:
- a CDS encoding bifunctional riboflavin kinase/FAD synthetase; protein product: MPNFSTLLTKDNITAVAIGHFDGIHKGHKELLKHLGEYGGLVVIDKNFANITPRLKRAEYSNYPCFLYEFEDIKSLSGYDFIKLLKKDFKHLNKIVVGFDFRFGKDRAWNRYDLKDMFDGEVVIVDEYCFDGIGVHSSIIRELIKKGSIQRANMFLGREYSIEGEVISGQGIGSKKLVATLNLRDLGYVLPSDGVYATKTKIGNKIFGSVTFIGDRLSTDGKFSLETHIIDEMIEHAPKKVSVCFISKLRNNIKFESLEELKKAIQEDINNARIISLACKLSL
- a CDS encoding TlyA family RNA methyltransferase, with amino-acid sequence MRADIFVSTKLGISRNKASELIKNSKVMFDGEILSKPAFEIENADIKLLDEIYVGRGALKLKGFLKCLNLDLKGKNALDVGSSTGGFMQILLENGIDKVVGIDVGKDQLDKSLRDDSRVEIYEETDIREFKNDNKFDIITCDVSFISILQILKDIDRFMSVDSTAILLFKPQYEVGKGVKRNKKGVVVDKKSIGLTMKNFERECANLGWILIETKECELKGKEGNAEFFYAFNKR
- the cmoA gene encoding carboxy-S-adenosyl-L-methionine synthase CmoA — protein: MKDKIFTKPIDKQFEFDSSVASVFDDMIGRSVPFYDVSLGLIADILSKLLPSNAKLIDLGCSTATSLISIYNLRDDLRLFGVDNSEAMIQLASQKSKAYGAGIDLKVCDILEYELDNFDAVLLNYTLQFIRPIKRETLVKNIYNGLNDNGFFIFSEKIIYEDKKFAKQMIEIYEQYKENQGYSRYEISQKREALENVLIPYTEEENKTLVLKAGFKRVESIFKWGNFMSFIAFK
- a CDS encoding DNA polymerase III subunit delta'; translation: MRSKIIISDDFDGIKNELEIELKHNVKFFISDDFLIENANNVINEAYISEEQDKLLVLMAKSFRIEAQNSLLKVIEEPPRNIFFYIVAPSKNALLPTICSRLIVEYKNRKRKKISSGLNLRQLELKEIYNFIQTIETKERSDDFGKNELKEILSVIILEALEAGFKFSEDELSYFYKIVNLASLNSKAHSILTPLLLNILNKSKK
- the ligA gene encoding NAD-dependent DNA ligase LigA translates to MVKISGQNDYEKSIEILNKWAKAYYTDDKPLASDEEYDELYHKVLEYEKQNPSKVSIFSPTNKIGGEISDKFSKASHIKQMWSMEDIFSKDELIAWLKRGDKCRFSFVVEPKFDGASLNLLYENGILVKAITRGDGLVGEDVTQNAKVIKSIPLSIDYKGKIEIRGEVVIKKSDFDALNEQRAKNSEQLLSNPRNAAAGSLRQLDSKITASRRLLFVPWGVGEHELGFKKHSDIMDFIKKLGFYFDDFFKIAYNVDEIYKCYEELLSLRDEKPILMDGMVVRVDELDGSNDLGYTVKFPKFMVAFKFPAIQKTTKLIDVSFQVGRSGVVTPVGVLEEVVIDGARVKSATLHNFDEIQRLGIMKNDYVSIIRSGDVIPKITGVYKDRRDGSELAIERPKYCPKCGSHLLDEGVFVKCQNLECKARVINSIIYYASKKCLNIDGLGDAIVNLLFEKNLIKNITDIYHLKYEDLICLEGFKDKKVKNLLNAIENSKNCDLSRFINGLGCEHIGEVAAKKIAFAFGDNWLNVSYEDVFLLDGFGDEMSKSFIEFIEINKETIINLINIVNPKAVISEVKQSLITDKTFVITGTLSKSRDEIKDMLESFGAKVLSSVSKKTDFVLAGADAGSKLEKALSLGIKVISEDELERMINES
- the folP gene encoding dihydropteroate synthase, producing MTIYKINKESNFDEICKQISPSLSGQDMMKKKSNINFFFIKNIKSPAANILKQDALSVGAELVTNKNTIFGKDEPSNALLIGTDAQLKQLCKKEKLQDFGLKNLSNFLSLKFNKPKKPLIMGVLNINEDSFNPSSRISMEDSLERILKFIEDGADYIDIGGVSSRPGSEYVGRDEEFRRIKDVVDLIYKEKLYDRVKFSLDSFDEYCLEYALDRGFAMINDITSNTELAKLACKYDAEFCMMHMQNDPKTMQNNPRYDDLIREIDSFFEERINKALYNGAKKIFLDVGIGFGKTPEHNLLLMKHLEHFTHFGYPLLVGASRKSVINHYYKSDVKDRLSGSLYLHLKSFENGACVIRTHDVAEHKQLFAMHSAMESVNLW
- the ccsA gene encoding cytochrome c biogenesis protein CcsA, producing MIILLIIFAFASGAATIIESKTSTQMAWSYVYGAGWFAAVQLLLGMNLAYNIFRYKLINLKKLPSFLFHLSFLGILLGAGITRYFGFEGNVHIRENTETNIITTRGSYINFETKLNGKDYSVSIPRELEVLGKSGFDLTLDLEGKQAKLKFLEYVPNASYKFVDEKSGKPVIELVISNASEREEVSLLDGEEVVAGNVSFLFNATPKDGQKYVLFELKDDKFYITSNTEISKFSMADNAKTTLPADTKVDLQTLNLFTVGGVNFSAKFLSSSAARRLVPDKNSEFDAIIANLSYEGEDKEMVLFHNLIEPAKAIIGTQVFSASWGFQQIKLPFSLYLKDFELKRYPGSNSPMSYASDVVVKDPNNKEFDYRIYMNHVLDYAGYRFFQSSYDMDERGTILSVNKDPGKIPTYISYFLLGLGLLLNIINPNSRFMKLARLINQDSIKKTAIFVFFTCFALNTTSVNAADFLPNISKEHAEKLGRLLVQSQDGRMKPFDTVSKEVLNKIHRSDNIGSLNSNQVVLSIMVDPPYWRQENIISIGTSKEVKKVLGVDEKQKYANFNDFFIVKDDSSEYKLTRYADVANRKHPGSRGTFDKDVIKIDERLNVFYMVFTGEMFKIFPKQDDPSNTWYAPNSALISMPMTEANEIANMMKDYFVSVDEAIVSNDWSKADLALQTISDYQQKYGSAIMPSKTRLDTEILFNRLNIFDRLTPVYLLAGFVLLIFVFIKMLIPRANINGVFKGIYYLNILAFIIHTVGLGVRWYISEHAPWSNAYESMVYIAWALSLSGIIFSKQSPIAMALTSILAGVTLFVAHLSWMDPQITNLVPVLQSYWLTIHVSVITASYGFLGLCALLGFFVLVLIGLSNTKKPNPQILKNITEATRINEMAMILGISLLTLGNFLGGVWANESWGRYWGWDSKETWALVSILVYAAVLHIRFVAKINSQYAFAVLSMFAYWSIIMTYFGVNFYLAGMHSYAAGDSFPIPNFIWVIIGVMIFVSVLAYFNRKICTKI